A stretch of DNA from Cyanobacterium sp. T60_A2020_053:
TCCTGTCATAAAACTTTTTCCTTCATTATAAATCATCTCATAAAAATGCAACGCCAAAATTCTAATATCATGGCTTCTTTTTCCTTTGATATTGTGCTTTTTAACTAGATTTAACCAGTTAGTAAATATGTCAGGATTATCAGGTAAAAAATAAAATTGACTTAAAATTTCTTTGATTTCATTGCTTATTTTATCTGGTAGCCATCCAAAGCCATTTACTTCTGTGGGGCGACTAGCTACAGTCCAAAATTCAATTAAGACTTGAGAAGTAACATAGCATAATCCTCCTTCTATAATAATTTTATTGATGGCATTTACTACTAAATTATAATTAGTATCTTTTGGGTCACAACTTCGTAGTAAAATATTTGTGTCTAATAAAAATTTTGTCATTAAATATTACCTAAAATTAACTAATTAATCATACATAGTATCACGATGTAAGGATTCTTCTGGTAAAGGAGGATGGTCGTTTGAGTTATTATTTTGTAACCATTTTTGCCATTGCTCAGACCTTTCTTTTGGAGTCAGGTTAGGGTTAGGAGTTGGTAATATATTTTGTTTTAATAATTGACTAAACAGTAAAACTTGTTGTTGTTGTTCTGTGGGTAACTGTCTAATTTGTTCAATGATGGCTTGTTCAATATTCATATTATTTAAAACAGGAAAAATAGACTGACTAGATAATAATTTATCACAATTAATGATTGAATTAGGGCATAGATTAGGGAGTAGGGAGCAGGGAATAGTGGTTAATCAGGCTAACCATAATGTTATGGTTTCTAACGAGGGAGTAGGGAGTAGTTTAATTCTGCATTCGTAATTCTCAGTAATTCGTTTATCATTAAAGGATGACTATGGAGGATAATTATGATGAATATTGAGCAAATACAACAGGATGTTAGCAATTTACCCGAAGAAGCACAAATTTTAGTTACTGATTTTATTGAATCATTGAAAAAACGTTATTCTGTTGAAAAACAGGAGACAAAATCAGAAGAAACCCTCTATGATAAATTTGAAGCCAGTGGATTAATTGGATTTTGCTCAGTGGAAGAAGATTTATCAACTACCTATAAACAAGTTTTAGCAGATACATTAGAAAGTAAAATACAATGAAAATAGAACTAAGAAGAATTGAAGATAGTCCTAATATTTTAGCAGAGTTAACAAATGGAATAGATGAATTAATTATTACTAAAAATGAGCAACCTATTTATAAATTGACTAAAATTAATCAGCCCACTGCAAAACGTCGTATTCGTGGCAGTGCTAAAGGCTTAATTACGATGGGTAAAGATTTTGATGAACCATTAACTGAATTTGCGGAGTATATGTAATGCAATTTTTGTTAGATACTCATACTTTTCTTTGGTTTGCTAATGACAGCAAAGAAATGCCTGAAGATTTATTTAAGTATTGCTCAAGCTATAGAACAAAATATTACTCTTATTAGTAAAGATTCTGCTTTTAACGCCTACACTGAAGTTAAAACTCTTTGGTAATTAACTTAGACTGATGAGAAATTTATCCAGCGCCCTCCTTCCCCACAAAAATAAATAAGAATAAATAACAAAGTGATGGTGTAAACGATTACAGAAACTATCATGATTGAACTGCACATCAAATCTAAGGACGGCACTATTACTAACACTCTCATCAATATCCGTAATCTTAAATGGGTAGATTATTTAGAAGTTGAA
This window harbors:
- a CDS encoding DUF2281 domain-containing protein, whose product is MKIELRRIEDSPNILAELTNGIDELIITKNEQPIYKLTKINQPTAKRRIRGSAKGLITMGKDFDEPLTEFAEYM
- a CDS encoding DUF2281 domain-containing protein; translation: MMNIEQIQQDVSNLPEEAQILVTDFIESLKKRYSVEKQETKSEETLYDKFEASGLIGFCSVEEDLSTTYKQVLADTLESKIQ